A window of Cytobacillus sp. FSL H8-0458 genomic DNA:
AGGTTTGATTACATTGCAGGCGGCCGGCGTTCATTTGTTTGCCATTTCTCCAATGAATTAAATATCCACCGCACAAAAACAGAAAAGGCGGATGAGCTATATGAAAATCATGCGGGAGAGATGCTCACACCGCCAAGAAAAGAGCAGATGGAAACCTTTCCGGAACTTGTGAAACATGAATTCACAATTAAAGAACCGAAAACAGATATAGTATTTTCAGGACTTGGCTGGATTACGGTAAATGAGGGCGGGGCCAAAGTAGCTGCATATGTTCCTAAAGGTGTCCATGCCATGATAAGGAAGTCATTAATTTAGGCTGTGTACTTGCATTTTTACGTTTTTCAAAAGGGGTGAGGGTTTTTGAAAAAGCTGTTTGGGGTGATTGGGGATCCAATTTCCCATTCAATGTCCCCCGCTATGCACAATGATTTATTTGAGTTTTACAGTATTGATGCACATTATCAGCCATTCCATATATCCAGTGAGAATCTGACTGACGCTATTAAAGGGTTCAGAGCAATCGGCATTGCGGGATTTAATGTTACAGTCCCCCATAAGGAAGCAATCATCCCTCTTTTAGATGAACTGGATCCTCTGGCGGAGGCAATTGGGGCAGTTAATACAGTGAAAAATCAGGATGGTAAGCTAATAGGCTATAACACGGATGGAAGCGGGTTTGTAAAAGGCCTGCTGAACCAAAAACAATCAATTAATGACAAAAAGGTGCTGATAGTGGGGGCAGGCGGAGCTGCGAGAGGGATTTATTTTACAATTGCTAAAGAAGGTCCGGAGCTTATGGATATTTGCAACCGGACTCCACAAAGGGCAGAACAGATTTTGAATGATTGCCCTTTTAAGGTTCCTGCTCGTGTGCTGAACCGGCAGGAGGCAGAGGAAAGCCTTGAGAAATACGATTTAATTGTTCAGACTACATCAATCGGGATGCATCCGGAAATTAGCAGGATCCCGCTTTCAGTACATAAGCTAAAGCCAGGAGCCTTTGTCAGTGATATCATATATAATCCGCTGCAAACCAGGCTTTTAAAAGATGCTGTTGAAAATGGCGCGGGTATTCAGAATGGGATTGATATGTTTGTATATCAGGGTGCACTTGCTTTCGAAATGTGGACTGGCATCGAACCTGACATTGAAAGAATGAGACAAAAAGTTTTAAATCAGCTGGGAGGATTATCATGCTAACAGGAAAGCAGAAACGTTTTTTACGATCAAAAGCGCATCATTTAAACCCGATTTTCCAAGTGGGAAAGGGCGGGGTAAATGAAAATATGATTAAGCAAGTAGGAGAAGCGCTGGAAGCCCGTGAGTTATTAAAGGTTTCAGTCCTTCAAAACTGTGAAGAAGACAGGGATACGGTGGCACAGCAGCTGTCAGAAGGCGCGAAGGCTGATATTGTACAAATCATCGGAAATATTATTGTTTTATTCAAAGAATCGAAGGAAAACAAACAAATCAACTTGCCGTAAGCTTCCAGGGACTAAACTGAATGTATGGAGGAGTGTAAATGGAAAAGGTAGGCATACTTGGAGGGACCTTTAATCCGCCTCATTTAGGCCATCTCATTATTGCGAATGAGGTAATGTCTTCTCATGGTTTGGATGAAGTCTGGTTTATGCCGAACCATGAGCCTCCCCATAAAAAAAGGTCAGATAATGTCAGCAGCAGTGATCGAATAGAAATGCTGAAACTGGCATTGCAGAATCATCGCGGCTTTAAATTGGAGCTGATTGAACTGGAGCGGGAAGGTCCTTCATTTACCTACGATACGATCAGGATTTTGAAGGAACACTATCCTCAAAAGCAATTTTATTTTATTATTGGAGCTGACATGGTTGAATATTTGCCCAAGTGGCATAACATTGACAAACTTCTTGAATTGATTACCTTTATAGGAGTAAGGCGGCCATCTTACAATTTGCAGACTCCGTATCCGATTCTTTATGCTGACGTTCCTGAAATGGGGATCTCCTCAAGTATGATCAGAAGCCGTGTAAAGGAAGGCGGTACTATACGATATCTGGTACCGGATTCTATAAGGAGTTATATAAAGGAGAATCATTTATATGAATCGTGAAACAGCTCTTGCTATAGTAAAGGAGAAGCTGACTGAACATCGCTACCTTCATACAGTCGGAGTGATGGAAACAGCCATTAAACTTGCAGAGAAATATGGCGCTGATAGTAAGAAAGCTGAATTGGCAGCCATTTTTCATGATTATGCCAAGTTCCGCCCTAAGGAAGAAATGAGGGGAGTTATCATTAAGGAAGGTATGCCAGCCGAGCTTTTGGATTACAATAGTGAACTTTGGCATGCTCCTGTTGGTGCTTTTTTGGCTGAGAAAGAAGCGGGAATCCATGATAAAGAGGTTTTGGATGCAATAAGATATCATACTTCAGGGAGGCCGGGAATGGCACTTCTTGAAAAGATCATTTATCTTGCAGATTATATTGAACCTGGAAGGCATTTTCCGGGAGTTGACGAAGTGCGTGATTTAGCACAGACGAACTTGAACAAGGCATTAATAAAATCTGTCCAAAATACCATCATGTTTTTAATGAAAAAAGGGCAGCCTGTTTTTCCGGCTTCCTTCGAAACTTATAACGACCTTGTAATGAATAAGGAGGATTGATTAAATGAAAGAAAATACAATGCTGATGACGGCAGTAAAAGCAGCGGATGATAAACGTGCAGAAGATATAACGGTTCTTAATATGAAGGGGATTTCCCTGATTTCGGACTACTTTGTTATTTGCCACGGAAACTCTGATAAACAAGTGCAGGCCATTGCTCGGGAAATGAAAGAAAAATCTGAAGAACACGGATTTACGGTTAAGCGAATGGAAGGCTTTGATGAAGCAAGGTGGATTCTGGTGGATATGGGTGATATTGTTGCACATATTTTCCATAAGGATGAAAGAAGCTACTATAATCTTGAGAGACTTTGGGGAGATGCCCCGGTC
This region includes:
- the yqeK gene encoding bis(5'-nucleosyl)-tetraphosphatase (symmetrical) YqeK — its product is MNRETALAIVKEKLTEHRYLHTVGVMETAIKLAEKYGADSKKAELAAIFHDYAKFRPKEEMRGVIIKEGMPAELLDYNSELWHAPVGAFLAEKEAGIHDKEVLDAIRYHTSGRPGMALLEKIIYLADYIEPGRHFPGVDEVRDLAQTNLNKALIKSVQNTIMFLMKKGQPVFPASFETYNDLVMNKED
- the aroE gene encoding shikimate dehydrogenase — its product is MKKLFGVIGDPISHSMSPAMHNDLFEFYSIDAHYQPFHISSENLTDAIKGFRAIGIAGFNVTVPHKEAIIPLLDELDPLAEAIGAVNTVKNQDGKLIGYNTDGSGFVKGLLNQKQSINDKKVLIVGAGGAARGIYFTIAKEGPELMDICNRTPQRAEQILNDCPFKVPARVLNRQEAEESLEKYDLIVQTTSIGMHPEISRIPLSVHKLKPGAFVSDIIYNPLQTRLLKDAVENGAGIQNGIDMFVYQGALAFEMWTGIEPDIERMRQKVLNQLGGLSC
- the rsfS gene encoding ribosome silencing factor, producing MKENTMLMTAVKAADDKRAEDITVLNMKGISLISDYFVICHGNSDKQVQAIAREMKEKSEEHGFTVKRMEGFDEARWILVDMGDIVAHIFHKDERSYYNLERLWGDAPVENVQGILNQ
- a CDS encoding nicotinate-nucleotide adenylyltransferase, whose protein sequence is MEKVGILGGTFNPPHLGHLIIANEVMSSHGLDEVWFMPNHEPPHKKRSDNVSSSDRIEMLKLALQNHRGFKLELIELEREGPSFTYDTIRILKEHYPQKQFYFIIGADMVEYLPKWHNIDKLLELITFIGVRRPSYNLQTPYPILYADVPEMGISSSMIRSRVKEGGTIRYLVPDSIRSYIKENHLYES
- the yhbY gene encoding ribosome assembly RNA-binding protein YhbY codes for the protein MLTGKQKRFLRSKAHHLNPIFQVGKGGVNENMIKQVGEALEARELLKVSVLQNCEEDRDTVAQQLSEGAKADIVQIIGNIIVLFKESKENKQINLP